In the genome of Thermodesulfobacteriota bacterium, the window TGAGCCCCGCCGACACCTTGACCGCGCCTCCGAGGACGCCGACGTCCTCCCCCATGAGCAGGACGTTCTCGTCGCGGGCCATCTCCTCTTCCATCGCCTGGCGGATCGCCTCGATGTAGGTGACCTGCATGGCTTCAGCGGACCTCCGTGTCGATCGGCATGGCGTACAGGTCCTCCATCGCCTCCGGCCCCTCGGGAAGGGGGCTCGCCTCCGCGAAGGAGACGGCCTCGTCGACGATCCTGCGGACCGCTTCCTCCGTCTCCTTCCGGACGGCCTTGATGTCGTTCTTCTTCCTCTCGAGGTACAGCTCCCACAGGACGATGGGGTCGCGGCTCTCCCAGGTGATGACCTCTTCCTCTTCCCGGTAATCCGCGCGGTCGTGCTCGGAGTGGCCGTGGTAGCGGTAGGTCCGGCATTCCACCAGCGTGGGGCCTCCCCCGCTCCGCGCCCGGTCGATCGCTTTCCGGGCGGACTCCATCACGGAGTGCAGGTCGTTGCCGTTGACCACGTCCCCTTTGAAGCCGTAGCCGGCGGCGCGCTCGGCCACGCTGTCCACCGCGAACTGGAGCTCGTTCGGCGTGGAGTAGGCGTAGAAGTTGTTCTCGCAGACGAAGATCACCGGCAGCTTGTGGACGCCGGCGAAGTTCATCGCCTCGTGCACGTCGCCGCGGCTGCTGGCCCCCTCGCCGAAGAACGCCACCGCCACGCGGTCCTCCTTGCGCACCTTGAACTTGAAGGCCATCCCCGCCGCCACCGGAAGCGTGCCGCCCAGCATCGACGTGGCGCCGAAGATCCCGTTCGACAGGTCGCCGCCGTGGAGGTAGGAGTCCTTCCCCCTGGAAAAACCGCTGCGCTTGCCGAAGATCTGCGCCATCAGCAGCCGGGGGTCCGCCCCCTTGACGAGGTAGGCGCCCAGGTCCCGGTGGAGGGGGAAGATCCAGTCCTCCTTCCGCAGGTCGTGGCAGAAGCCCACCGTCACCGCCTCCTGCCCCTTGCCGGAGTAGACGCCGCCGGTCAGCTTCCCCTGCTTGTCGAGAGCGGAAACGCGCCCCTCGAATTCACGGATCAGGCGGAGCCAGTGGTACAGTTCCCGGTCTTTCCGCTCGGTCATGGCCGCCTCGCAGGATATTCCACAGGATATTTCATGTGTCGATCGACTCGCCGCCAAGCATCAGCGCCGCCTCCCGGATCGCCTCGGGGAGCGTGGGGTGCGCGTGGACCGTCCGG includes:
- a CDS encoding alpha-ketoacid dehydrogenase subunit beta, producing MQVTYIEAIRQAMEEEMARDENVLLMGEDVGVLGGAVKVSAGL
- a CDS encoding thiamine pyrophosphate-dependent dehydrogenase E1 component subunit alpha gives rise to the protein MTERKDRELYHWLRLIREFEGRVSALDKQGKLTGGVYSGKGQEAVTVGFCHDLRKEDWIFPLHRDLGAYLVKGADPRLLMAQIFGKRSGFSRGKDSYLHGGDLSNGIFGATSMLGGTLPVAAGMAFKFKVRKEDRVAVAFFGEGASSRGDVHEAMNFAGVHKLPVIFVCENNFYAYSTPNELQFAVDSVAERAAGYGFKGDVVNGNDLHSVMESARKAIDRARSGGGPTLVECRTYRYHGHSEHDRADYREEEEVITWESRDPIVLWELYLERKKNDIKAVRKETEEAVRRIVDEAVSFAEASPLPEGPEAMEDLYAMPIDTEVR